One window of Paludibacter propionicigenes WB4 genomic DNA carries:
- a CDS encoding ArsR/SmtB family transcription factor — MPEKDYSSTNEQLARFAKAMGHPSRITILLFLASMDSCYFGEIHKELPIAKATVSQHLKELKDAGLIQGEIETPKVKYCINKENWEKARIYFETFFANKKEKTSCCNSNS, encoded by the coding sequence ATGCCAGAAAAAGACTACTCTTCTACAAACGAACAACTTGCAAGATTTGCTAAAGCCATGGGACATCCATCACGTATTACGATCCTACTTTTCCTAGCATCTATGGATAGTTGTTATTTTGGCGAAATACATAAAGAATTGCCTATCGCAAAAGCTACGGTGTCTCAACACTTAAAAGAACTAAAAGACGCTGGACTCATACAGGGAGAAATAGAAACTCCCAAAGTGAAATACTGTATCAACAAGGAAAACTGGGAAAAAGCAAGAATCTATTTTGAAACCTTTTTCGCAAATAAGAAAGAAAAAACAAGTTGTTGCAACTCTAACTCCTAA
- a CDS encoding outer membrane beta-barrel protein has protein sequence MKKIVFSIIVCFVAIATVSAVEISKADTTVFYNKKRIELKDSVGQMKVKVFDAAGVNDSVPYKPVYEGIFSDGKTYEKWTVMEEIGLQIPFMKKTLSRHYGKMEPHWAGIGWGFANISDASLKINNIAGVPLKSGSSTEFFFNLIEKILPIYKNRVGITTGLGFNWRAYYLDDNTHLVETNGVTGVQPAPAGVNYEYSKLKIAHITLPVLVEWQPALGNPHDKFFVSAGLVFGIKTYSVSKTKFRNQDGDMVKRDEAKGLNVLPLSLDYMAQVGYGDFNVYAKYSPFSIFESGKGPNVRAVSLGLMLNF, from the coding sequence ATGAAAAAGATAGTTTTTAGTATAATTGTATGTTTTGTAGCAATCGCTACTGTAAGTGCAGTCGAAATAAGTAAAGCAGACACCACGGTTTTTTACAACAAAAAACGGATTGAACTCAAAGATAGCGTGGGTCAGATGAAAGTAAAAGTATTTGATGCTGCCGGAGTTAATGATTCAGTTCCTTACAAGCCGGTGTACGAAGGGATTTTTTCAGACGGAAAAACCTATGAGAAATGGACGGTGATGGAAGAAATTGGACTTCAGATTCCATTTATGAAGAAAACATTAAGTAGACATTATGGAAAAATGGAGCCTCACTGGGCCGGTATTGGCTGGGGATTTGCTAATATCTCCGACGCATCGCTTAAGATAAACAATATAGCTGGTGTGCCGTTGAAGTCGGGTTCAAGTACTGAGTTTTTCTTCAACCTGATCGAAAAAATACTTCCGATATATAAAAATCGTGTAGGGATAACCACCGGTTTGGGTTTCAACTGGCGAGCTTACTACCTAGATGATAATACGCACCTGGTAGAAACAAACGGAGTAACCGGTGTACAACCTGCACCAGCGGGAGTAAACTATGAATACAGCAAACTTAAAATAGCTCATATAACTTTACCTGTACTCGTTGAGTGGCAGCCCGCTTTGGGCAATCCTCATGATAAGTTCTTTGTATCAGCCGGTTTAGTTTTTGGGATTAAAACGTATTCAGTTTCAAAAACCAAATTCAGAAATCAGGATGGAGATATGGTTAAGCGTGATGAAGCTAAAGGGCTGAATGTGTTGCCACTTTCGCTTGATTATATGGCTCAGGTTGGATACGGCGATTTCAATGTTTACGCTAAGTATTCTCCTTTCAGTATTTTTGAATCCGGCAAAGGTCCCAATGTAAGAGCCGTTTCGTTAGGACTGATGTTGAATTTTTGA
- the trxA gene encoding thioredoxin gives MALEFTDENIKEFINSGKPVVIDFWAEWCGPCRMVGPVVEELAKEYDGKVVIGKMDVDNNVDTPNEYGIRNIPTILFFKDGQLVDKQVGATQKSSLVAKVEALL, from the coding sequence ATGGCATTAGAATTTACAGATGAAAACATCAAAGAATTTATTAACAGTGGAAAACCTGTAGTTATCGACTTTTGGGCAGAGTGGTGCGGACCTTGCCGCATGGTTGGCCCTGTTGTAGAAGAACTGGCTAAAGAATACGACGGAAAAGTAGTTATTGGTAAAATGGACGTGGACAACAATGTGGACACCCCTAACGAATATGGCATTCGTAATATCCCTACTATTTTGTTCTTCAAAGATGGTCAATTGGTAGACAAACAAGTTGGTGCAACGCAAAAATCGTCTTTAGTAGCTAAAGTTGAGGCTCTGCTTTAA
- a CDS encoding tRNA1(Val) (adenine(37)-N6)-methyltransferase, producing the protein MSNPYFRFKQFTVFHDKCAMKVGIDGFMLGVWAPIGEAKNILDVGTGTGLIALMLAQRSSAMITAIDIDQDAVFQARENTLNSPWKDRVAVQSSSLQEFTANESATFDLIVSNPPYFVNSLKNPDKNRATARHTDSLTHEELINGSLKLLSAGGRLCIILPVNEGMQCVDFAQSKGLFCSKLVKVFPKPGVVAKRLLLEFGFTKVDTVLSELVIETEERHQYSDQFSLLAKDFYLKL; encoded by the coding sequence ATGTCCAATCCATATTTCAGATTTAAACAGTTTACTGTCTTTCACGATAAATGCGCGATGAAGGTTGGCATAGATGGTTTTATGTTGGGCGTTTGGGCACCCATTGGCGAGGCTAAGAATATATTGGATGTTGGTACAGGTACCGGCTTGATAGCTTTAATGCTGGCGCAACGAAGTTCGGCAATGATTACTGCAATAGATATAGATCAGGATGCTGTGTTTCAGGCCAGAGAAAATACACTGAATTCTCCGTGGAAAGATAGAGTAGCAGTTCAAAGTTCTTCTTTGCAGGAGTTTACTGCAAATGAGTCTGCTACTTTTGATTTGATTGTTTCCAATCCACCTTACTTTGTGAATTCTCTGAAAAATCCGGATAAGAACAGAGCTACTGCCCGACATACCGACTCGCTTACACACGAGGAGCTGATAAATGGCTCTCTAAAGTTGTTGAGTGCCGGGGGGAGGCTTTGTATTATTCTACCGGTAAATGAAGGAATGCAATGTGTGGATTTTGCTCAAAGCAAAGGATTGTTTTGCTCTAAGCTGGTTAAGGTGTTTCCTAAGCCGGGAGTTGTGGCCAAGCGGTTGTTGCTCGAATTTGGTTTTACTAAAGTAGATACCGTGCTTTCTGAGCTTGTGATTGAAACTGAAGAGCGCCATCAATACTCGGATCAGTTTTCCCTGCTGGCAAAAGATTTTTACCTGAAACTATAG
- a CDS encoding nitrophenyl compound nitroreductase subunit ArsF family protein: MKKLILLSVLLLAISFLSVNTLAADKKTQTTVSKAAKVEVYYFHFTRRCVTCQAVETETKSAIAALYPAQAKKGLITFTAVNLDEKKSEALAKKCKAEGQALLVISGGKRIDLTEQGFMYAKSTPNKLKAELKKTIDPLL; the protein is encoded by the coding sequence ATGAAAAAGTTAATTTTATTGTCAGTACTACTTTTAGCAATATCATTTTTATCCGTAAATACTCTTGCTGCCGACAAGAAAACGCAGACAACAGTTTCCAAAGCAGCTAAAGTCGAAGTGTATTACTTCCATTTTACCCGCCGTTGCGTAACTTGTCAGGCTGTAGAAACCGAAACAAAATCGGCCATTGCGGCACTTTACCCTGCTCAAGCTAAAAAGGGGCTGATTACTTTTACTGCCGTGAACCTCGACGAAAAAAAATCTGAAGCATTAGCAAAGAAATGTAAAGCTGAAGGTCAGGCACTTTTAGTCATTAGTGGCGGCAAACGTATTGATCTTACCGAACAGGGATTTATGTATGCCAAAAGCACCCCGAACAAACTAAAAGCCGAGCTAAAAAAGACCATCGACCCATTGTTGTAA
- a CDS encoding aromatic aminobenezylarsenical efflux permease ArsG family transporter → MEFLQSILENSQYSFVTAILLGLMTAISPCPLATNISAIGFISRDIENHRRVFINGLVYTLGRTISYTVLALIIFFGASKMHISMIFQGWGEKLLGPALILIGLFMLDVIKIKFPGFSALTDKIGEKGKGSYWSTLLLGMVFALAFCPYSGVLYFAMLIPMTVASASGLYLPVLFAIATGLPVIVFAWLLAYAVGNVGKLYNQIKTFELWFRRVVSVIFIVVGIYYIAIFFI, encoded by the coding sequence ATGGAATTTTTGCAAAGCATATTAGAGAATTCACAATACTCATTTGTTACAGCCATTCTGCTAGGACTGATGACAGCCATTAGTCCTTGCCCTTTGGCAACAAACATTTCAGCTATTGGCTTTATCAGTCGGGACATCGAAAACCACCGTCGTGTTTTTATCAATGGCTTAGTTTACACACTCGGCCGGACCATTAGTTATACCGTTCTGGCACTAATCATTTTCTTTGGTGCAAGCAAAATGCATATTTCCATGATTTTTCAGGGTTGGGGTGAAAAACTATTAGGTCCTGCACTCATTCTCATAGGGTTGTTTATGCTCGATGTGATTAAAATCAAATTCCCCGGATTCTCGGCTCTGACCGATAAAATTGGAGAGAAAGGCAAAGGAAGTTATTGGAGCACTTTGTTATTGGGAATGGTTTTCGCTCTGGCTTTTTGTCCATATAGCGGAGTGCTTTATTTTGCGATGCTAATTCCGATGACCGTAGCCAGTGCAAGCGGTCTGTATCTTCCTGTTTTATTTGCCATTGCCACCGGTTTACCTGTCATTGTTTTTGCGTGGCTCTTAGCTTACGCCGTCGGAAATGTAGGTAAATTGTACAATCAAATTAAAACCTTTGAATTGTGGTTCAGGCGGGTTGTTTCTGTCATATTTATTGTGGTTGGGATATATTATATAGCCATTTTCTTTATTTAA
- a CDS encoding thioredoxin family protein: MHIQVLGTGCQKCKSLEKATREVIAQNNIDATITKVEDIVEIMKFNVMTTPALVIDGKVVVKGRVPSNYELKQLLIK; the protein is encoded by the coding sequence ATGCACATTCAGGTTTTAGGTACAGGCTGCCAAAAGTGTAAATCACTTGAAAAAGCCACTCGCGAAGTAATAGCTCAAAACAATATCGATGCCACAATCACTAAAGTTGAAGACATTGTTGAAATAATGAAATTTAACGTTATGACCACACCGGCTTTGGTAATTGATGGTAAAGTTGTGGTAAAAGGTCGAGTACCTTCCAACTACGAATTAAAACAATTACTCATCAAATAA
- the dnaN gene encoding DNA polymerase III subunit beta codes for MKFIVSSTDLLSHLQAISRVINNKNSLPILDNFLFHLEGKTLTMTASDIETTLITSMEVESADGNGKVAVASRLLLDTLREFSEQPLTFSINDSNLAMVITSANGSYNFIGQNGDEYPRLPQLQDDAQSLTLPVSTLSAGISKTLFCTADDELRPVMNGVFFDIVADSLTLVATDAHKLVRYKTSHTSASVEGEETVNFILPKKPANMLKNILPRESGEVEIRFDNKNAHFKLANYTMICRQVEGRYPNYNGVIPKSNPFKIIIDRVTLLNALKRVSVFANQASNLVKLAFGQNQIHISAQDIDFSISAEETITCQFDADPIKIGFKSSFLIEILGNINATDIIFELSDASRAGLILPFENEANEEILMLLMPMLLND; via the coding sequence ATGAAATTCATTGTTTCAAGCACCGACCTATTGAGCCATTTACAAGCCATCAGCCGTGTAATAAACAACAAGAACTCACTACCAATATTAGATAACTTTTTGTTCCACCTGGAGGGCAAAACATTGACCATGACGGCTTCCGATATTGAAACTACATTGATTACGTCGATGGAAGTGGAAAGTGCAGATGGAAATGGAAAAGTTGCAGTAGCATCTCGTTTATTGCTTGATACCCTTCGCGAATTCTCCGAGCAACCTCTTACTTTTTCGATAAACGATTCCAATTTAGCCATGGTTATTACCTCTGCCAATGGATCGTATAATTTTATCGGTCAGAATGGTGACGAATATCCACGTTTACCACAGTTGCAGGATGATGCTCAGTCGCTAACATTGCCGGTGTCTACGCTTTCCGCTGGAATTTCAAAAACACTGTTCTGTACGGCAGATGATGAATTACGTCCGGTGATGAATGGTGTGTTTTTTGATATTGTGGCTGATAGCCTAACGTTGGTAGCTACCGATGCACATAAACTGGTACGTTATAAAACGTCTCATACTTCGGCATCAGTAGAAGGTGAAGAAACTGTCAACTTTATCTTGCCGAAAAAACCGGCAAATATGCTTAAGAATATCCTGCCAAGAGAGAGTGGAGAGGTTGAAATTCGTTTCGATAACAAAAACGCTCATTTCAAGCTGGCTAATTATACCATGATTTGTCGTCAGGTTGAAGGACGTTATCCAAATTATAATGGCGTAATACCGAAATCAAATCCGTTTAAGATTATTATTGATCGTGTAACATTGCTAAATGCATTGAAGCGCGTTTCGGTTTTTGCTAATCAGGCAAGCAATCTGGTGAAACTGGCTTTTGGTCAGAATCAAATTCATATTTCGGCTCAGGATATTGACTTTTCTATTTCTGCAGAAGAAACCATTACCTGTCAGTTCGATGCCGATCCGATTAAAATTGGATTTAAATCTTCATTTTTGATTGAAATTCTTGGAAACATCAATGCAACTGACATCATTTTTGAATTATCGGATGCATCGCGTGCAGGATTGATACTTCCGTTTGAGAACGAAGCTAATGAAGAGATTCTAATGTTGTTAATGCCTATGCTGCTTAACGATTAA
- a CDS encoding RNA polymerase sigma factor produces the protein MSQERFKAEILPLREKLFYIAQKILVEEQEAEDAVQEVLLKLWHTRDSLEKYDSPAAFATTVTKNHCLDRLKVKNRQDSLDETYYARAGNDNPYLQLERKNTEEILQKIIENLPALQQAIIRMKDMEEYEVEEIAEITGTKVEAVRVNLSRARKKVREEYIKWTNV, from the coding sequence ATGAGTCAGGAACGATTTAAGGCAGAGATATTGCCATTACGTGAAAAGCTTTTCTACATTGCGCAAAAGATACTTGTAGAAGAGCAGGAAGCAGAAGATGCCGTACAGGAAGTTCTTCTAAAGCTTTGGCACACGCGTGACTCATTGGAAAAGTATGATAGTCCTGCTGCATTTGCCACCACGGTTACAAAAAATCATTGCCTGGATAGATTGAAAGTAAAAAACAGGCAGGATTCATTGGACGAAACATACTACGCCAGGGCAGGCAATGATAATCCTTACCTGCAACTGGAAAGGAAAAACACTGAAGAGATACTACAGAAAATAATTGAGAATCTTCCGGCATTACAGCAAGCAATTATCCGAATGAAAGATATGGAAGAATATGAAGTAGAAGAGATTGCTGAAATAACAGGAACTAAAGTAGAAGCAGTAAGAGTAAACCTCTCGCGAGCAAGGAAAAAAGTAAGAGAAGAATACATTAAATGGACAAACGTATGA
- a CDS encoding ArsR/SmtB family transcription factor produces the protein MRKPEVFDKELQDLACFAKVISHPARLAILKYLAETRTCISGDISDKLPLSRTTVSQHLKELRDMGLIRGEIDGLKINYCLCCSSISKSISMLNNFFEKIDPKQITCENEDKH, from the coding sequence ATGAGAAAACCGGAAGTATTTGATAAAGAGCTACAAGATTTGGCCTGTTTTGCGAAAGTAATCTCGCATCCGGCACGCCTGGCTATTTTAAAGTATTTAGCTGAAACAAGAACCTGTATTTCAGGAGATATATCGGATAAATTACCGCTAAGTCGTACCACCGTTTCGCAGCATTTAAAAGAACTGCGCGATATGGGACTAATCCGTGGAGAAATAGACGGACTGAAAATTAATTACTGTCTGTGCTGCTCATCCATCTCTAAATCCATTTCAATGCTAAACAACTTCTTCGAAAAAATTGATCCTAAACAAATCACTTGTGAGAACGAAGATAAACACTAA
- a CDS encoding arsenate reductase ArsC yields MKILILCTGNSCRSQMAHGFLQSFDSSITVCSAGTQASGKLNQKAVAVMKEAGVDISNHTSDSVDKYLKEEWDYVITVCGGANEECPAFFGKVKHRLHMGYDDPSHAEGTEEFIRSEFVRVRDEIKEGFYKFYIEQIRPQL; encoded by the coding sequence ATGAAAATATTAATACTTTGCACCGGAAATAGCTGCCGCAGTCAAATGGCACACGGCTTCCTACAATCGTTCGACTCCTCCATCACAGTTTGTTCTGCCGGAACTCAAGCCTCAGGTAAACTTAATCAAAAGGCTGTTGCCGTAATGAAAGAAGCTGGAGTAGACATTAGCAACCACACTTCAGATTCGGTAGACAAATACCTGAAAGAGGAATGGGATTATGTAATTACCGTTTGTGGAGGTGCCAACGAAGAGTGTCCGGCATTTTTTGGAAAGGTAAAACATCGCTTACACATGGGTTACGACGACCCAAGCCATGCCGAAGGAACAGAAGAATTTATCCGAAGCGAGTTTGTACGCGTTCGCGACGAAATCAAAGAAGGTTTCTATAAGTTCTATATAGAACAAATTAGACCTCAGTTATGA
- a CDS encoding permease: protein MKLNKNIIIPIILLPAWYMVYANLQQIADWLVDTVFGMTKGSHITEALRFFIFEFPKVLMLLALIIFFVGILRSYFTAERTRKALEGKSTFMGNIMASMLGIVTPFCSCSAIPLFLGFVESGVPLGVTFSFLIAAPMINEVAIILLYGMFGWKVAAIYIGTGLTIAIVAGWIIGKLKLEKWVEEWVYATKLGEGEAEDDKISFSRRITMGYDAVKEIVGKVWLYVAFGILVGAGAHGFVPESFMVSLMGKDVWYAVPLSVLIGIPLYSNAAGIVPIVSVLIEKGAALGTSLAFMMSVIALSLPEMIILRKVLKMPLILTFIAVVGTGIMIVGFIFNYIFY, encoded by the coding sequence ATGAAACTCAATAAAAACATAATAATACCAATCATTCTATTGCCTGCTTGGTATATGGTATATGCCAATCTCCAACAGATAGCCGATTGGCTTGTAGATACCGTGTTTGGTATGACAAAAGGCTCTCATATAACAGAAGCACTGCGATTCTTTATTTTCGAGTTTCCGAAAGTATTAATGCTGTTGGCATTAATTATTTTTTTCGTGGGTATTCTTCGTAGTTATTTTACTGCCGAACGTACCCGTAAAGCCTTGGAAGGTAAATCTACATTTATGGGGAACATCATGGCTTCTATGTTGGGGATTGTAACGCCTTTCTGTTCTTGTTCGGCTATTCCGCTGTTTCTGGGTTTTGTTGAATCCGGTGTGCCGCTAGGTGTGACATTCTCGTTTCTTATTGCAGCACCCATGATAAACGAAGTTGCCATCATACTTCTTTACGGAATGTTTGGCTGGAAAGTGGCTGCCATCTACATCGGAACAGGCTTAACCATTGCCATTGTGGCTGGTTGGATTATTGGCAAATTGAAACTGGAAAAATGGGTGGAAGAATGGGTGTATGCTACCAAATTGGGCGAGGGCGAAGCAGAAGATGATAAAATCTCTTTTTCAAGACGCATTACGATGGGTTACGATGCTGTAAAAGAAATAGTCGGTAAAGTTTGGTTGTATGTGGCATTCGGTATTTTAGTTGGTGCAGGAGCGCATGGCTTTGTACCTGAATCTTTTATGGTATCGTTAATGGGCAAAGATGTCTGGTATGCTGTTCCACTGTCTGTATTGATTGGTATTCCATTGTATTCTAATGCGGCAGGAATAGTTCCAATCGTTTCTGTATTAATCGAAAAAGGGGCTGCACTTGGAACCTCTCTGGCATTTATGATGTCAGTAATTGCCTTGTCATTGCCCGAAATGATTATTCTCCGCAAAGTACTGAAAATGCCTTTAATTCTAACATTCATTGCCGTTGTTGGTACTGGAATTATGATAGTAGGATTCATTTTCAACTACATATTCTATTAA
- a CDS encoding 3'-5' exonuclease, translating into MKLQLKNPIVFFDLETTGTNIVTDRIVEIAYHKVSPNGREETKSIRINPEMHIPESSSAIHGIYDADVADCPTFKAVAKEIVRDIEGCDLAGYNSNRFDIPLLAEELLRADIDIDLMKRKFVDVQVVFHKMEQRTLGAAYKFYCDKDLVGAHGAEADTLATYEVLKAQLDRYPELKNDVDFLAKFTTQSNNVDFAGRIVYDDKGEEIINFGKYKGQKVVDVLKNDMGYYGWMMNSDFSLHTKKVLTNIKLRNFNK; encoded by the coding sequence ATGAAACTCCAACTAAAAAATCCTATAGTCTTTTTTGATCTGGAAACCACCGGAACTAACATTGTAACGGACCGTATTGTAGAAATAGCATACCATAAGGTTTCGCCTAACGGGCGTGAAGAGACAAAGTCGATACGTATAAATCCGGAAATGCACATTCCTGAATCTTCTTCGGCTATTCATGGTATTTATGATGCTGATGTTGCCGATTGTCCTACATTTAAGGCTGTTGCAAAGGAGATTGTACGTGACATTGAAGGTTGTGACCTTGCGGGATATAACTCGAACAGATTTGATATTCCGCTGTTGGCAGAAGAGTTGCTACGTGCCGATATTGATATTGATTTGATGAAAAGAAAATTTGTAGATGTGCAGGTGGTGTTTCATAAAATGGAGCAACGTACGCTGGGTGCAGCTTATAAATTCTATTGCGATAAAGATTTGGTTGGGGCTCATGGAGCGGAAGCCGATACACTGGCTACGTACGAGGTACTTAAGGCGCAATTGGATCGCTATCCGGAACTTAAGAACGATGTTGATTTTCTGGCAAAATTCACCACGCAGAGTAACAATGTGGATTTTGCAGGAAGAATTGTTTATGATGACAAAGGCGAAGAGATAATCAATTTCGGAAAATACAAAGGCCAAAAGGTGGTTGATGTTTTGAAAAATGATATGGGTTATTATGGTTGGATGATGAACAGTGACTTCTCATTGCATACCAAAAAAGTGCTGACAAATATAAAGTTGCGAAACTTCAATAAGTGA
- a CDS encoding DUF6108 family protein gives MKSIKMHFVPILILLLTISPSLLAQKDLQISKVFDQYGEKKGVVMVDLTNEMLDGYDFSSFKSITIKNNPSAADFIRKCLEKDQEGAKKVKQVVANGVLTSVYLQLPRKGQLYRLILFNETFNPENKITLIYIESKNDSENILKLILKKK, from the coding sequence ATGAAATCAATTAAAATGCATTTTGTGCCAATTCTGATATTGTTACTGACAATATCGCCTTCGCTACTTGCTCAAAAAGATTTGCAGATAAGTAAGGTTTTTGATCAGTATGGAGAAAAAAAAGGAGTAGTAATGGTTGACCTGACGAATGAGATGCTGGATGGCTACGATTTTTCGTCGTTCAAAAGTATTACCATTAAAAATAATCCTTCGGCTGCCGATTTTATTCGAAAATGTCTTGAAAAAGATCAGGAAGGAGCCAAGAAGGTGAAACAAGTGGTAGCTAACGGGGTATTAACATCGGTGTATTTGCAGCTTCCCCGCAAGGGTCAGTTGTATCGGCTGATTTTGTTTAACGAGACTTTTAATCCCGAGAATAAAATCACACTGATTTACATTGAGTCGAAAAACGATTCGGAGAATATTCTGAAGCTAATTTTAAAAAAGAAATAG